CCACCGTCGCGCCGATGAGCGCCAGGGGAATCACTATGCGGAACGAGGCGAAGAGGTACGGAAGCGAACTGGGCAGCCGGAGCCGGAAAAAGATCTCCGCAGGCGAGGCATGGATGGAGCGAAGAAAGTCGGCGGAGCTTGGGTTCATGGAGCGGAAGCCGACGATGGCATTGATGAGCACCGGGTAAAAGGTCAGAAAGGCGGCGATGAGCACCTTGGGAAAGCTCCCGAAGCCGAACCAGATCGTGAAGAGCGGGGCGATCGCCACGATGGGCGTCACCTTCACCAGGATCGCCAGCGGCATGACGCCTTTCTCCACTGGCCGCGAAGCCGCCATCGCGATGGCGAAGAGGATGGCGCCCCCGGCGCCAAGGGCGAAGCCCAGCATCCCTTCATACAGCGTCACCCAGCCGTGCCGCCAGAAATACGAAAGGTCGCCGAAGAAGCGGTCCAGCACCTTCGTCGGCCTGGGGAAGATATACGTCGGCGTATCGGCGGCGCGCACCCACAGCTCCCAGATGACCCCGCCGATGACAAGCGCGATAAGCGGCGGCACCAGATATCCCAGCGTCGGCAGGCTCGTCCTCACGGCGCGCCGCCAGCCTCCCGCCTCTGCGCGCGGCTGCGCCTTATCGGCGGGCCGCGGCTCTGCCAGTGGCTGGTCCACCGTAGCCTCCCGTCATCAGCAGTCGCTGGATGCGCTCCACGGCATCCAGGAAGGCCGCCGTCCGCTCGATCCCCTCTCGCCGCGGGCGCGGCAGGTCAATCGTCACCACATCGGCGATGCGCCCCGGCCGCGCCGTCATCACGGCCACCCGGTCGGACATCAGCACCGCCTCCGCGATGGAGTGCGTCACCATCACAACCGTCTTGCGGGATGTCTCCCAGATGCGCAGCAGCTCATAGCGCATAGCGCTCCGCGTCAGCTCGTCTAGAGCCCCCAGCGGCTCATCCATCAGCAGGAGCGCCGGGTCAAAGACCAGCGCCCGCGCCAGCGCTACCCGCTGCTTCATCCCGCCCGAAAGCTGATGCGGGTAGTAGCGGGCGAACTCCTGCAACCCCACGGTCGCCAGCAGCGCATCCGCGTCACCCTGGGTAGGGGCGGGCCTAAGGCCCTCCCGGCCCCTCCCCCCGTTCACCTGCAGCGGCAGCAGCACATTCTCATGCACCGTCCGCCACGGCAAGAGCGAAGGGTCTTGAAAGACGAATCCCATCTCCTTCCTCTTCTGGACCTCCCTAGGCTCGAGACCCCGCACCAGGACCCTACCCTCCGTCGTCGCCTCCAGCCCGCCGATCAGCCGCAGCAGCGTCGTCTTTCCACAGCCGCTCGGCCCAATGAGCGAGAGGAACTCCCCCTCTTGCGCCTCCAGGCTCACGCCGTCCAAAACCAGCAGGCCGCCGCCCTTCGCTGGGAAGCGCTTGCTCACCGTTTCGATCGCGACATGGATGGCCACAGCCGTCCTTCTACTCCTGGGGAATCCAGGCGTCATTCTAGCACAGCGTTTGTCTCTGACCCGTCACCGGTTTATCATGGTGCGGCCCTCTTTATCCTTCTCACCGCCCTAGGAGCCTCTGCATGCGACTCGCGAAACGGATCGAAAAACTGCCTCCCTACCTCTTCGTGGAGATCAACAAGAAGATCGCCGCCAAGCGCGCCGCCGGCGTGGACGTCGTCAGCTTCGCCATCGGCGATCCGGACCTGCCGACCCCGAAGCACATCCTGGAGAGTATGCGGAAGGCCGCCCAGGTGCCCGCCAACCACCGCTATCCCGAGTCGGACGGCCTGCCCGACTTCCGCAAGGCCATCGCCGAGTGGTACCAGAAGCGCTTCGGCGTCACGCTGGACCCGGATAAAGAGGTCCTGCCCCTCATCGGCTCCAAGGAGGGCATCGGCCACATCGCCCTCTGCTTCATAGACCCGGGCGATATCGCCCTCGTCCCGGATCCTGCATATCCCGTCTATGCCATCGGCACCATGTTTGCCGGGGGCGAAAGCCACTACATGCCCCTCACCGCCGAAAACGGCTTCCTGCCGGAGCTGGACGCCATCCCCCAGAGCGTCCTCAAAAAGGCCAAGGTCCTCTGGCTCAACTATCCCAACAACCCCACGGGCGCCGTCGCCGATCTCAAGTTCTTCGAAAAGGTCGTCGCCTTCGCCAAGAAAAACGATATCCCCGTCTGCCACGATGGCCCCTATACGGAGATCGCCTACGATGGTTACAAGCCCGTCTCCTTCCTCCAGGCCAAGGGCGCTATAGATATCGGCATCGAGTTCCATTCCCTCTCCAAGAGCTACAACATGACCGGCTGGCGCGTGGGCATGGCCGTGGGCAATGCCCAGATGATCAACGCCCTCATGCGGGTGAAGTCCAACCTGGATAGCGGCATCCCCCAGGCTATCCAGCAGATGGCGATAGACGCCCTGCGCGGGCCCCAGGGATGCATCGCTGACAACGTGAAGGTCTACCAGCGCCGCCGCGATAAGCTCGTCCCGGCGCTCAACCGGCTCGGCCTCAAGGTCTTTTCGCCCAAGGCCGCCCTCTATCTGTGGGCGCGCGTCCCTGAAGGCCAGACCTCCGCCAGCTACGCCGCTAAGCTTATTGATGAGGCCGGTATCGTCGTCACCCCCGGCCGCGGCTACGGCGAGCACGGCGAAGGCTACATCCGCCTCTCCATGACCTTGCCTGACGACCGTGTGGACGAGGCCCTGAAGCGCCTGAGCGCCCTCAAACCCACCAAGTAGGGGCGCGGGGCACGCGCCCAATCACTGCCGGGCGGGACGCGCCCCGCAAGGAGACGCCTATTCCCAGACAACCGCTGCCCACCAGATCACTTAGGGAGCGCGCGATCCTGGGCGGCATCGAGGTCAAAGGGCAGCACGCCAACTTGGCGCTTGAGGACTCCCTCGTAGAGTTGGGCGAGCTGGCCCGCACGGCAGGGGCGGACGTGGTGGCGCAGGTGGCCCAGCGCGTCGAACGGCCCACGCCCACCTACTTCGGCAAGGGCAAGCTCGGCGAGCTGACCGAGCTCGTGCGCCAGCGCCGCGCCGATACGGTCATCCTGGATGACGAGCTGACGCCCTCCCAACAGCGGGAGCTTGAGCGCGCGCTGAAGATCAAGGTCATTGACCGCGCCGCGCTCATCATAGATATCTTCGCCGGGCGCGCCCGCACCAAGGAGGGCCGCCTGCAGGTGGAGCTGGCCCAGCACGAGTACCTGCTGCCGCGCCTGGCGGGCCAGTGGTCGCACTTGGAGCGCCTGGGAGGCGGCATCGGCACCCGCGGCCCCGGCGAAACGCAGATAGAGACGGACCGCCGCCTTATCCGCGACCGCATCCAGAAGTTCAAGGAGGAGATCGAAGAGGTGCGTACCCATCGCGCCCTCCACCGCCGGCGCCGCAGGGAGCAGGGATTCCCCACCGTCTCCCTGGTCGGCTACACGAACGCCGGGAAGAGCACCCTCTTCAACACGATCGGCCGCGCCGATGTCTTTGTCCAAGACCAGGTCTTCGCAACCCTGGACCCCGTCACCCGCAAAGCGCGGCTCCCCTCCGGCCGCGAGTTCCTCCTGAGCGATACCGTGGGCTTCATCAACAAGCTACCGCCCGCCCTAGTAGCCGCCTTCCGCGCCACACTGGAAGAGCTGGAAGAGGCCGATGTGCTGGTGCATGTGGTGGATGTGACACACCCCAACGCCCAGGAGCAGGCCAACGTGGTGGAGGCGACACTCCGGGAGATGAACCTGGGGAACAAGCCCCTGGTGATCGCCCTCAACAAGGTGGACCGCATCCTGCGCGAAGCCAAGAGTGAGGCGGAGATGGAGCGCGAGCTGGCCCCTATGCGCGAAAGGCTGGGCCGGCCCGATAGGCCCACAGCCTTCATCTCAGCCGTGAAGGGCTGGGGCGTGAGAGAGCTTCTGGAGCTGGTGGAGGCGCAAGTAGACCGGCCGCAGATCATCATCCGGCGCGAGCCGTCTCCTTCCCACAAGGCCTGGTAGCCCTCATTTCATTCGCGGCGCATACACGTCGAAGCAGAAGCCCTTCCCTTCGTGCGTAGCCGACGGCCTCACGCCGAGATCCATCGCCCGCTTGGCAGGGCGCTTCACCACCACGCGCCTCGTGGCCGCTTGCAGAGCCGCCTCAAAGAGCTCCCGCGCATCCTCGTCTGCGCCCACTAGTCGCCGCAGCACGCGCATCGGGTACTTATCCGCCGTCTTCCGCCTCTCTGCCCCAGCGAACATAGGGTCAAGATAGACGATGTCCGGCCGCAGGAAGTCGCGAGCCTCCTCCGGCAGCTCATCGTTCGCGCCGCTTTGCCCCAGCGCCGCAATCGCCTTCAACAGGCTCCGCGAGTCTGCTTTGAGAAGGCGCAGGCGCCCCTGCGCCTCAGGCTGTCGCCGCCCTGCGCGCGCGATGCCGTCCGCCAGCAGCGCCGCCACGATGGGGCTGCGCTCCACCGCCAGCACCCGGCAGCCTAGGGACGCCAAGAGCCAGGCATCCTTTCCCCAACCCGCCGTGGCCTCTATCACCGTCACCGGCGATTCTCTCTTCCCTCGGAGTCCCACTGCCTTGGCGATGGGCTGGTGCAAGGTGCGCCCCGCGCCTGACGTGATATCCAGCGCCTCCAGGTCTACCCAGAGAGGCTTCGCGCCCTTGATGGCCGCCTCTCCCCTGAGCACACGCAGCTCCAGGCAATCGCTCGTCGCCGTCAGCAGCATCTCGCACCGCGCCGATGCCGCGCCTTTCACCAGCGGCAGGCCCAGCTCTGCCGCGATGCGCTGGGCCTCCGCGGCGGAGCCGCCCGGCTCGACGCAGACAGCGATGGACACCCGCCCTGTGGGATGATGCGTGCGCGTTGTGCCGCTCATAGCCTGCGCATTATAGTCGCGGCCCCTCTGCTATAATCCCGCCGACTCCCTGACCGGAGGGGCGCATGAAACTGAAGGACAAGGTCGCCATCGTGACAGGCGGAGGCTCAGGCCAGGGCCGCGCCGTCTCCCTTCTCTTTGCCAAGGAGGGGGCCTCCATCGCTGTGGCCGATATCAATGAAGAGGGCGGCCTGAAGACCGCCGATATGATCAGTTCCGCCGGCGGCAAGGCGGCCTTCATCCCCTGCAACGTCGCGCGGCAGGACCAGGTCCGACGCCTCGTCGAAAAGACCTTCCAGACCTTCGGGCGTGTGGACATCCTGTACAACAACGCGGCGCGCAACCGTCCAGATTCGGCTATCCCTGAGATCGTGGGCCAGATGCCCGATCAGCAGTGGCTGGAGACGCTGGAGACAAACCTGACGGGCTACTACTACACCCTCAAGCACGTCCTGCCGCACATGGTTGCTCAGGGCAGCGGCGCGATTATCAACGTCGCCTCCACCCTTGGCCTTGGCGGCAGCGAAAACCAGGCCGCCTATTCGGCCTCCAAGCACGGCGTCATGGGCCTCACCAAGTGCACCGCCTTGGATTATGGCCCCAAGGGCATCCGGGTCAATGCCATCTGCCCGGGGGCCATCAACACGCCCCGGCTCATGAAGCACCAGCAGGTCTATGCCGGGGACGACTATAAAAAACGTCTCGGCGTGAATGTCCCCCTCCGGCGCATCGGCGAGCCTGAAGAGATCGCCACCGTCGCCCTCTTCCTCGCCTCCGACGACTCCTCCTTCATCACCGGAACTATGATTCCGGTGGATGGAGGCACCGCCGCCAGCCGCCTCCAGTAGGGGCGCGTGCCCCGCGCCCTCGAGATCTCAACCAGCGGTGGGCGTACCCTCAGGGCCGCCCGCTCCCTTGGGCACGCGCCCCC
This DNA window, taken from Chloroflexota bacterium, encodes the following:
- a CDS encoding ABC transporter permease, yielding MDQPLAEPRPADKAQPRAEAGGWRRAVRTSLPTLGYLVPPLIALVIGGVIWELWVRAADTPTYIFPRPTKVLDRFFGDLSYFWRHGWVTLYEGMLGFALGAGGAILFAIAMAASRPVEKGVMPLAILVKVTPIVAIAPLFTIWFGFGSFPKVLIAAFLTFYPVLINAIVGFRSMNPSSADFLRSIHASPAEIFFRLRLPSSLPYLFASFRIVIPLALIGATVAEWFSGDRGLGSVIIVAHNNLDMPTLFSAIVTLALIGIGLTMLLWMIEKRLLFWHESNLAR
- a CDS encoding ABC transporter ATP-binding protein gives rise to the protein MTPGFPRSRRTAVAIHVAIETVSKRFPAKGGGLLVLDGVSLEAQEGEFLSLIGPSGCGKTTLLRLIGGLEATTEGRVLVRGLEPREVQKRKEMGFVFQDPSLLPWRTVHENVLLPLQVNGGRGREGLRPAPTQGDADALLATVGLQEFARYYPHQLSGGMKQRVALARALVFDPALLLMDEPLGALDELTRSAMRYELLRIWETSRKTVVMVTHSIAEAVLMSDRVAVMTARPGRIADVVTIDLPRPRREGIERTAAFLDAVERIQRLLMTGGYGGPATGRAAARR
- a CDS encoding LL-diaminopimelate aminotransferase; protein product: MRLAKRIEKLPPYLFVEINKKIAAKRAAGVDVVSFAIGDPDLPTPKHILESMRKAAQVPANHRYPESDGLPDFRKAIAEWYQKRFGVTLDPDKEVLPLIGSKEGIGHIALCFIDPGDIALVPDPAYPVYAIGTMFAGGESHYMPLTAENGFLPELDAIPQSVLKKAKVLWLNYPNNPTGAVADLKFFEKVVAFAKKNDIPVCHDGPYTEIAYDGYKPVSFLQAKGAIDIGIEFHSLSKSYNMTGWRVGMAVGNAQMINALMRVKSNLDSGIPQAIQQMAIDALRGPQGCIADNVKVYQRRRDKLVPALNRLGLKVFSPKAALYLWARVPEGQTSASYAAKLIDEAGIVVTPGRGYGEHGEGYIRLSMTLPDDRVDEALKRLSALKPTK
- the hflX gene encoding GTPase HflX — protein: MTAGRDAPRKETPIPRQPLPTRSLRERAILGGIEVKGQHANLALEDSLVELGELARTAGADVVAQVAQRVERPTPTYFGKGKLGELTELVRQRRADTVILDDELTPSQQRELERALKIKVIDRAALIIDIFAGRARTKEGRLQVELAQHEYLLPRLAGQWSHLERLGGGIGTRGPGETQIETDRRLIRDRIQKFKEEIEEVRTHRALHRRRRREQGFPTVSLVGYTNAGKSTLFNTIGRADVFVQDQVFATLDPVTRKARLPSGREFLLSDTVGFINKLPPALVAAFRATLEELEEADVLVHVVDVTHPNAQEQANVVEATLREMNLGNKPLVIALNKVDRILREAKSEAEMERELAPMRERLGRPDRPTAFISAVKGWGVRELLELVEAQVDRPQIIIRREPSPSHKAW
- a CDS encoding rRNA methyltransferase; translation: MSGTTRTHHPTGRVSIAVCVEPGGSAAEAQRIAAELGLPLVKGAASARCEMLLTATSDCLELRVLRGEAAIKGAKPLWVDLEALDITSGAGRTLHQPIAKAVGLRGKRESPVTVIEATAGWGKDAWLLASLGCRVLAVERSPIVAALLADGIARAGRRQPEAQGRLRLLKADSRSLLKAIAALGQSGANDELPEEARDFLRPDIVYLDPMFAGAERRKTADKYPMRVLRRLVGADEDARELFEAALQAATRRVVVKRPAKRAMDLGVRPSATHEGKGFCFDVYAPRMK
- a CDS encoding glucose 1-dehydrogenase encodes the protein MKLKDKVAIVTGGGSGQGRAVSLLFAKEGASIAVADINEEGGLKTADMISSAGGKAAFIPCNVARQDQVRRLVEKTFQTFGRVDILYNNAARNRPDSAIPEIVGQMPDQQWLETLETNLTGYYYTLKHVLPHMVAQGSGAIINVASTLGLGGSENQAAYSASKHGVMGLTKCTALDYGPKGIRVNAICPGAINTPRLMKHQQVYAGDDYKKRLGVNVPLRRIGEPEEIATVALFLASDDSSFITGTMIPVDGGTAASRLQ